Below is a window of Bacteroidales bacterium DNA.
TCGGTCATCTGCTGTTTATGGTATTTTTCCGCTTTCCCAAAGGTTCCTGATGTCAGGCCTTTGAATACAGTTGGGAAGAAGAACGAAATAGCCACGATCAGGATGGCAATGGCCACTACAATGCTGATGATCACTTTGACTTGTTTTTTCATATCATTATTTATTAAGTTCATATTCTTTAATCCCATGAAGACGCCAGAAACGAAGGCAAAACCGGATCTGAAATCAGGTCGTGACCAAAAACTTCGCATTATTAAAATTTCCGTTTTTTTCGGTTGTTTGTAAGTTTCTGTATTGATCTTTTTTAGAATTTCCTGTTTGAAATCGATGTCAACCGGATTTGCCAGTTCGCTCTCCATCTGCTCCTTTATCAATTCCCATTCTTTAGCAAACCGAACAGCTTCCGGATGACCGGCAAGGTAGGTCTCAAGTTCATGCAGTTCTGCTGCAGTTAACTCACCATCCAGTTTCCTGTATATCTTTTCGATGATTTCTTTATCTGTCATTTTCAAAAAAACCATTTGCAATCAATCCTTTTCGCAATTGTTCCCTGGCAATAAACAACCTGGAACGAACTTTTTTAACCGGAATACGGGTAACTTCATTAATCTCTTCATAGGAGAATCCGCAATAATATTTCAACAACACCAAAACCCGGTAGTCATCGGTCAGGTTGAGTAATCCATTGTGCAGCAACCTGTTTGATGATTCATGATCAGAGGCTTCAGGATTTTCAGCCAATAAGGGATCGATTCCGTTAAGGCTGATATTCTTTGGTCTTTTCCTGTTATAATTAATAGCCTCATTGATGGCCATCCGGTATATCCAACTAAAGAACCTGTATTTAAAATTGAATCCACCCATCTTTTCAAAAGCTTTGACAAACACATCCTGAGTAAGATCTCTTGCTGTTTCGAAATCGCCGACCATGCGTAATATGATGTTAAAGATCGTTTGCTGGTACCTGTCAATCAACACTTCAAAGGAGGAAATGCTGCCATGGATCACTTCGTACACCAGTTCATTATCGTCCTTCATCATCTTAAATACAGGAAAAATTGAAAAAGTTGGTGAAAGGTATAATTTTTTTTCAATCAAGCAGCGAAAGCTTCCACAAATCTTTGTGACTGACCCGTAAAACAGGAGCAATAGCGAGATAGCCGGCCCGCCCGATGGCCTTTTCCAGTGCTTTTAATTCTTTCAGCTTTGCCGGTATTTCAGGATCAGGGGCCATTTTCAGATCATTTTCTTTCAGCATAATATAACATTTTGCTTTCATCGAAAGTTCAAGATAGAGGCTTATAAAACAGTACATATCAAAAACCACCTCTTTTGGGAAATAGTGCTTGACCGTAAGGAGAAACGAACCAGCCTTTGTCTCTGTAAACCGTCCCTTTTTAATCATCTGTAATAAACTGACCTCTGTATCGAATTCCATTTCGAGCCAGTTGCGGATCGATTTTTCATTGGCCTGAAAGATCAGGCTCATACTGACAGGGATCAGGATCAATACGATCAATGTTGAAATCAGTGGTGAAACCAGGAATTGATTAAATGTCCCATGGATAATAATGGCGGCCAAAGCACCGGAAAATGTAGCCAGGGTTATATTTGCATGACGGTTTAAGGCGCTCATGCAAATGATCCCGAAAATGGCGGTGGTTCCGCAATGCATCACGGCAGTGCCAAATCCCCGGGTGATCCATACCATAAGATTACCTTCTGCCTCGGCAAAATGAAACAGGTAAAAGAGATTCTCACAAAAAGCAAAGGTCGTCCCGATCGAAAATCCATAAATAGCCCCATCGATCATAAAGCCGATCCTGTTTTTTCGTATCAGGACCAGTAACAAGCCCATCTTCAGAATTTCCTCCACAAATGGAGCTATAAAACCGGAATAGGCTTCAAACGAAAATCCGAGATTTTTTATCAGGAAGGTGTTGAGGAAAAAACTCAGGCTGGCGCTTACGACACCCCAGGCAAGGCAAATCAAGAGCAGCATTTTGCTTGCCAGTTTCAAGCTGTCGAGATACAGTAGCATGACCAGGAAAAGGAATACTGGAATCAGACTGATGATGACCTTTATGACCATAATGAGTTGATTTAAACATAGTTTGCAACCAATAATTCAGCAACCCCTGTGTCGATCTGATCCTTACGGCGGAGTTCATCAAACAGGTAAAGCAAATCCGGTACTTTTAGTCTTTTTTTCTCTTCTCCCCGGAAATCATATCTAATCTTACCCTGATGCATCATGATGACCCGGTCACCCAGATTAACGGCTTGCTGCATGGAATGGGTTACCATCAGGGTGGTCAGCTTACCTTCGGTTACAATCTGTTCGGTCAGTTCGATGACATTACTGGCCGTTTTTGGATCCAATGCGGCCGTATGCTCGTCGAGCAGGAGCAGATCTGGCCTAAGCCAACTGGCCATAAGAAGGGTCAAGGCTTGTCGCTGACCACCCGACAGTTTTCCGATCGGGGTATCCAGTCGCTCTTCCAGCCCCATATTCAAGACTTTAACGCGGTATCTCAGGTCGCGGACCAACGAAGCCGGTAATCCCCAGCCCAGTCCCCGTTTTTTCCCCCGTTTTGCGGCCAGTGCCAGGTTTTCACCGATCGACATACCCGGGGCAGTACCGCTGAAGGGATTCTGAAAAACCCGACCGATCTGGCAGGCCCGTTTATGTTCGGGCCATCGGGTGATATTCCGGCCGTTCAGGATAATGGTACCGGCATCAGTCAAAAAATTACCAGCAACTGCATTCAACAAAGTTGATTTCCCTGAACCATTGGTGCCCAATACGCATACGAAGCAGCCATCTTCAATGGAAAGGCTTACGTCCTGCAATGCATTCACCTCGTTTATTGTTCCGGCGTTAAAGGTTTTATACAGGTTTGATATTTCTAACATGCTTTTATCTGATTAGTTTGATCTTTTTGGTCTGCTTCATAAAGCCCGGCAATACCAGAGCAAGAAATACAAATGCTGCTGTGATCAGTTTCAGATCATTGGGATTCATCCCCCAACGCAAAGCAATGGCAACCAGGAGCCGAAACAGGACCGCTCCGATAACTGCCCCGGCAATCAAAAGCCCCAATCTGTTTTCACTGATCAATGCTTCTCCAATAATGACGCTTGCGAGACCCCAAACCATCATCCCGATCCCCATCTGCACGTCGGCAAATCCCTGGAACTGAGCCAGCATTGAACCGGACAAAGCAATGAATCCATTGGACAGCGCAACGCCAAAGATAATCATCCCTTTGGTATTCACCCCGAGAGCCCTGATCATCTGATCATTATCACCCGTAGCCCGCATGGCCGTACCGATATTGGTGCGGAAAAACCACAACAACAGCAGGCTGAAGGCCACAATGATCAACAAACAAAAAAAGAGGGTCCAAAGATCCTTGGCAGGAACACTCCATCCGATGAGGTTAACTACCGCATTTTCCCCGGAAATAATATTTGAGAATTTTTCGAACCAGGTGAACAGGGTGTTCTGGGAAAGCAGCGGGACATTGCTTTTGCCCATCACATGGAGGTTGACCGAATAGAGTGCAGTCATCACCAAGATACCAGATAACAGCGGATTTATTTTAAACCGCGTATGGATCAGACCGGTTGCCGATCCTGCCAGCAGACCGCCGGCGAAAGCCAGTACAGTAGCCACAACCGGGTTGATGCCGGCAACAATAAGGGAGGCTGTAATGGCAGCGCCGAATGTAAAGGAACCCTCTGCTGTAATATCCGGAAAATCAAAAATCCGGAAGCTGATAAAACTTCCGAGAGCCAGGAGCGCGAGAATAAGTCCTATGGTTATTGATCCGATAAGTAGTGTCATTGACCTTGTGTTTTAATGATTAACTGAATTTTCCAACCCAGCCAACTCCTTGCTTAAAGGTGCTGTCCCCTAATCCGGCTATATCACGGGAGTCATGGATCAGGTGCAGCACATCCTGAACAATACTGCTTTCAAACAAGTGCAGGACCAGCTTGCCTGCTGACGTTTCCTGTTTGGGCAAAGCCTGAAAGGGGAATACAGCCGAATGGGTATGAATGAAAGCGGATGATCCGGGTTTAACAGGGCGTAGGAATGATTTTAACGGCCCCTCAGGATGCAGGGAATAAAATCCGAGTGAAACTGTCAGCATTCTGGAGAATGCCGGTTCCGTAGTAAAATTTATATTCTCCCGTATGCCGGGGAACTCAAACAACTGTTTTCCGTCCACAGGAGGTGCGCTCAGGCTGACTCCTACCAAACCGCCGCTTTCAGCGATCAGGAGAAATACAAACTGTTTTTGTCCGGAAGTCTGTGCAAATCCGGCTACCAGATCCTCCAGCGAGATAGATGGGACAAATTCCATTGGCTCAAATGAAATCCGGTTTGAAAAAATTCCCTCGGCTTGCAATGAGCAAAGGGCATTGATCTCGGGTTCAAACCTTCCGGTTTTTACCGCATAATCCGGAAGGTTTGATCCGTCAGAAGGCTTATAAACCAATGCTTCCCCAATGGCCAGAAATTCTCCGTACCGGCTTTTGCAATCTTCAAATCCCTCGCCAATGGCTCCAATCCCCAGACTGTAATGATTAGTCGTGAATTTGATTTTCTGGTTGTCAGTAGCTGTGAATCCGGAAGTCAAAGCTAAACCCGGATTTCCGGTTAAACGAATGGTCATCTTATCATCTGATAATATTTCATTATCAAATCTATATCCCTTGATTTCCCGAAATTGGGATTCCACTTTTTTCATTGGAGTAGCTTCCGGTGTTGCTGCGGTCAGAATGCTTTTCATCCCTACCATTTCCAGAACATCGGATACTGTATCGGATAGAGCTTCCAGAACAAATAATCCGCCGATCTTTTTAATCTTTTTATGTTGACTAATCAGAATCCGTATGCCTGCGGAGCTAAGATACTGCACCCCGGCCATGTTCAGGATGAAGCGATAAGAACCCTCCCGAACAAGGCTATTGAGGTAGTCGTCCAGATGCCCGGCCCAATTGGCATCCAGTCTTCCTTCCAGAAAGATTCGCTGTTCTTCACCGCGAGGATCTTTCCGAATATTTAATTTGTTCTCCATACTATTGCAAGTATTGGTGTTATTGTTTGACAATTTTCAGCTGTGGGAAAACTGTGAAAAGCTGGTCGGGTAAGGGGACATCATATAACTTTGCGGTCTCCGGGCAGATCATGTAATCCGTCTTTTCAACATAGCGGAAAGGTATTTGCGCAGGATTTTTCCCGGATAAAACTTCAATCCCCATCTGTCCGGCTTCATAGCCTGCCTGAAAATAGTCGCGCGCACAAACGGCAACAGCTCCCTGATCCATTTGATTCGTCACAAAACCATAATAGGGAATTTTACTATCCAGGGATACTTTCAGGATTGCAGAACTGCAGCTTCCGGTGAGATTATCAGAAATCTGGCAAAAAGCATCAATTCTTTGCGCAACCAGGGAATTTGCGGCATCGAGCACTTCTGTTGCTGAATTGGCCGGAACGGCTATCAGCTTAATTCCTATTTTTTGGGCCGCCTCCTCCAGCCGGTTCTTATAGGAGACCGAATTAATCTCCGCCGGTGTGAAAACGGTCCCGGCACGTTTCATTCCGGGATGCAGGTTTTGCACCAGTTTCATCAGTCCTTCAAAATCACTCATCGTGGAAATACCACAGAGATTGGGCAGATGATCGTCAAACGATTCTCCCAATCCGGCGGCCAGGGGATCCCCTACATTGGTGAAAACGATTTTCGAATTGGGCAATTTCTTCGCCAGCAGCTGAACAGAAGGGGTTGAAGTGGCAAACACCAGATCCCAGGTTTCATTGTTGATGGTTTCTGCAATACTGTTCAGGGTCGAAATATCGCCTTGCGCATTGTACACTTTGAGGGTAAAATCAACACTTTCCCGGAGATTTTTATCTTCCAGCGCTTTGCGTATCCCTTTTTCGCAGGCTTCGGAATTCGGACTATCGACAAAATGGACCAGTCCCAGCCTAAACTTGATCCCAGTGGGCAGGGAGTTACCTGTGGTCCGGTATTTTTGTGGTATTGTGAGCTCCAGGCTTTTTGCCTTTTCCTCATCGAAAGCCACCATTTCATTCATATAGTTTTCAATTGGAATAGTGTCGGGTGATGCCCCGTTCAAAAGCCGGCCGATCAAGTCTCCCGAATGGTATCCCACGCTCTGCCATCCAATCCCGATGGCGGCAAAAGCGCCCTTTCCGACAAAGGGCAAATCATTTACAATTAAAGGAATGTGTTGGTTGTTGCAGACCCCGGCGATCGCATCGAATGCCTGTAAAGCGGTATTGTCGCCTGACACATACAGGGCATCAATTCCTTTGCTTGCGATAACCTGGGTTGCTTGTAACACTTCAGATGAATTAACAACCGGCATTTCAACCAGTGTAAATCCCGATTTTTCAGCTAACTGGCGCATCACGCCAACCACTTTGCGGGAGTTTGCTTCCGAGGTGTTATAAATGGTTCCGATTTTTTTTGTTCCGGGAATCGTCTCTAAAATAAATTGAATCGTTTTTTCCACAGGAGGAAAGGATCCAATACCCGTAATGCCTTTAGCATGGTCCTCCCGGCTGATTCCGACTCCTGCGGCTATCGGATCATAACAATAGGTAAAAGCAACCGGATGTTTCCTGATGGTAGCCACCGCAGCAGTGACACACGGTGTAGAGGTAACCAGTACCAGGTCCATGGTCTGATGATCCATATTAAGCAGGATGGGTGCGATGTTCCCGATCTCCCCATTGGAATGAGATTCTTTTACATTCAGATTGCTGTCGCGCACAAAACCCAGCTCCTCCAGACGCATCCAAAGACCGGATAGTAATTCGTCATGGGAAGCTTCCGGGGCAAAATAGCAGAGCCCCAAAATATACTTCCTTCCGGCCAAAGCTTCGGATTTTGCAGGTCCGGCAGGCCGGAAAGTATTCCTCTTCACATTCCGGTTCTGAAGATCAGAAATAAGTAAAATTGCCGAAACAAGGATCAACGCAATTATCCCGCGGGAAACTGATTTCATGGTATCTGTTTAATTAATAATCCGGGTAGCCCGGCCGATCACTTTTTCAGGGACCAGCAGACCCTGTTCGGCGCAAGCTTTCCGGTTAATGATCAGATTGTAGTTTAGTATCGGTTCAATCCGGTTCCCGGAGGAAGTTCTTCCCTTCAGGATTTCAACGGCTATAAGCCCGGCCTGATAGCCCCATTGGTCATAGTTGGCGCCAAGCCCGATGGCTGCACCCTTTTCGGCCTGCAAAGGATCGGTAACAAATAGGGGGATTTTTTGCCCGGAAGCCAGTTTCGCCAGAACCGGTAAACCCAGGTAAACGGTATTGTCGGCGGATGCCACCAGGGCGTCAATTTGTTGTCCGGCAAGATATTGTCCGGCTTGCAGGATATCATTCGTACTTGTCACCGATGCGGTCACGAGGGTGAGTCCCCGCATAGAAAATTCTTTGCTCAGGACTTTAACAGAATACTCCGCATTGGGTTCGGCATTGTTATAGGGAATTCCGATACGCTTCAGATCGGGAATACATTCCATCATGAGATCAACAAATTCACCGACTTTCAGGGGATCATAAACTCCGTAAAGATTTTCAGGTATAGTTTTAAGACCCACCTGCTCCGGTCCAAAAGCAACCGTAAAAACAACCGGAATAGTCCGAACGGTCTGTGCGGCAGCCATCATACAGGGTGTGCTGTTGGTGATAATCAGATCCACGTTTTGAGTCAGCAGGGATTGCAGGATCATGTTGATCATTGAAAGATCGCCCTGTGCATTATTATCAAGCACCTTGATGTTCTGTCCGTCTATAAAGCCAGAATCTGCCAGGGCTCGAAAAACACCAGCCTTGGCTGCATCCAGAACCGGATCCTGTGTGATCTGAACATATCCGATCGTAATTTTTTTCTCAGCCGGCTGGCAGGCAGCCAGGGAAACTATGGCCGCAACGCCGAAAAAAAAGTTCAAACGATTCATTTTTTTAATTTTGGTAAAGATAGCAAAAGAAGCTAAAATCCTTTCCGGAAGCCGGGAATTTATCTGCTGTCTGGAAAGATTGTCGAAGAGTTTGGCTATCCAAGCAGCATTATTCTGAGACAGTTTCCCAAACTTTATTTACGTCCGGAATAGGAACCGTAATACCATAGAGCCCTTTTTCGACAATATCTAAAGACAAAATGCTTTGGGTCATCGGATCATTCGTGGTGAGATAGTAGTTTTCCCCATCGCAACCCCTGATCCGGAAAGTAACTCCCT
It encodes the following:
- a CDS encoding sigma-70 family RNA polymerase sigma factor, with translation MMKDDNELVYEVIHGSISSFEVLIDRYQQTIFNIILRMVGDFETARDLTQDVFVKAFEKMGGFNFKYRFFSWIYRMAINEAINYNRKRPKNISLNGIDPLLAENPEASDHESSNRLLHNGLLNLTDDYRVLVLLKYYCGFSYEEINEVTRIPVKKVRSRLFIAREQLRKGLIANGFFENDR
- a CDS encoding PrsW family intramembrane metalloprotease, which codes for MVIKVIISLIPVFLFLVMLLYLDSLKLASKMLLLICLAWGVVSASLSFFLNTFLIKNLGFSFEAYSGFIAPFVEEILKMGLLLVLIRKNRIGFMIDGAIYGFSIGTTFAFCENLFYLFHFAEAEGNLMVWITRGFGTAVMHCGTTAIFGIICMSALNRHANITLATFSGALAAIIIHGTFNQFLVSPLISTLIVLILIPVSMSLIFQANEKSIRNWLEMEFDTEVSLLQMIKKGRFTETKAGSFLLTVKHYFPKEVVFDMYCFISLYLELSMKAKCYIMLKENDLKMAPDPEIPAKLKELKALEKAIGRAGYLAIAPVLRVSHKDLWKLSLLD
- a CDS encoding STAS domain-containing protein: MENKLNIRKDPRGEEQRIFLEGRLDANWAGHLDDYLNSLVREGSYRFILNMAGVQYLSSAGIRILISQHKKIKKIGGLFVLEALSDTVSDVLEMVGMKSILTAATPEATPMKKVESQFREIKGYRFDNEILSDDKMTIRLTGNPGLALTSGFTATDNQKIKFTTNHYSLGIGAIGEGFEDCKSRYGEFLAIGEALVYKPSDGSNLPDYAVKTGRFEPEINALCSLQAEGIFSNRISFEPMEFVPSISLEDLVAGFAQTSGQKQFVFLLIAESGGLVGVSLSAPPVDGKQLFEFPGIRENINFTTEPAFSRMLTVSLGFYSLHPEGPLKSFLRPVKPGSSAFIHTHSAVFPFQALPKQETSAGKLVLHLFESSIVQDVLHLIHDSRDIAGLGDSTFKQGVGWVGKFS
- a CDS encoding ABC transporter substrate-binding protein, yielding MNRLNFFFGVAAIVSLAACQPAEKKITIGYVQITQDPVLDAAKAGVFRALADSGFIDGQNIKVLDNNAQGDLSMINMILQSLLTQNVDLIITNSTPCMMAAAQTVRTIPVVFTVAFGPEQVGLKTIPENLYGVYDPLKVGEFVDLMMECIPDLKRIGIPYNNAEPNAEYSVKVLSKEFSMRGLTLVTASVTSTNDILQAGQYLAGQQIDALVASADNTVYLGLPVLAKLASGQKIPLFVTDPLQAEKGAAIGLGANYDQWGYQAGLIAVEILKGRTSSGNRIEPILNYNLIINRKACAEQGLLVPEKVIGRATRIIN
- a CDS encoding ATP-binding cassette domain-containing protein, which produces MLEISNLYKTFNAGTINEVNALQDVSLSIEDGCFVCVLGTNGSGKSTLLNAVAGNFLTDAGTIILNGRNITRWPEHKRACQIGRVFQNPFSGTAPGMSIGENLALAAKRGKKRGLGWGLPASLVRDLRYRVKVLNMGLEERLDTPIGKLSGGQRQALTLLMASWLRPDLLLLDEHTAALDPKTASNVIELTEQIVTEGKLTTLMVTHSMQQAVNLGDRVIMMHQGKIRYDFRGEEKKRLKVPDLLYLFDELRRKDQIDTGVAELLVANYV
- a CDS encoding ABC transporter permease; translated protein: MTLLIGSITIGLILALLALGSFISFRIFDFPDITAEGSFTFGAAITASLIVAGINPVVATVLAFAGGLLAGSATGLIHTRFKINPLLSGILVMTALYSVNLHVMGKSNVPLLSQNTLFTWFEKFSNIISGENAVVNLIGWSVPAKDLWTLFFCLLIIVAFSLLLLWFFRTNIGTAMRATGDNDQMIRALGVNTKGMIIFGVALSNGFIALSGSMLAQFQGFADVQMGIGMMVWGLASVIIGEALISENRLGLLIAGAVIGAVLFRLLVAIALRWGMNPNDLKLITAAFVFLALVLPGFMKQTKKIKLIR
- a CDS encoding ABC transporter substrate-binding protein, with the protein product MKSVSRGIIALILVSAILLISDLQNRNVKRNTFRPAGPAKSEALAGRKYILGLCYFAPEASHDELLSGLWMRLEELGFVRDSNLNVKESHSNGEIGNIAPILLNMDHQTMDLVLVTSTPCVTAAVATIRKHPVAFTYCYDPIAAGVGISREDHAKGITGIGSFPPVEKTIQFILETIPGTKKIGTIYNTSEANSRKVVGVMRQLAEKSGFTLVEMPVVNSSEVLQATQVIASKGIDALYVSGDNTALQAFDAIAGVCNNQHIPLIVNDLPFVGKGAFAAIGIGWQSVGYHSGDLIGRLLNGASPDTIPIENYMNEMVAFDEEKAKSLELTIPQKYRTTGNSLPTGIKFRLGLVHFVDSPNSEACEKGIRKALEDKNLRESVDFTLKVYNAQGDISTLNSIAETINNETWDLVFATSTPSVQLLAKKLPNSKIVFTNVGDPLAAGLGESFDDHLPNLCGISTMSDFEGLMKLVQNLHPGMKRAGTVFTPAEINSVSYKNRLEEAAQKIGIKLIAVPANSATEVLDAANSLVAQRIDAFCQISDNLTGSCSSAILKVSLDSKIPYYGFVTNQMDQGAVAVCARDYFQAGYEAGQMGIEVLSGKNPAQIPFRYVEKTDYMICPETAKLYDVPLPDQLFTVFPQLKIVKQ